In Amphiura filiformis chromosome 2, Afil_fr2py, whole genome shotgun sequence, one DNA window encodes the following:
- the LOC140171596 gene encoding galanin receptor 2a-like, with amino-acid sequence MDKNETVPGTIIPTLYLVPVPWDWRLIVQLILAIVGIIGNSVVIHVYLHTRTLTTSATNRFIAALAVADIITSICIIPIPTLSYVPHNFGGHFYCKVVHSSFLLWISIEASVLSLTVLAVERFVAIAQPIRYRRLFSVRMTRFIIIMIWLFAFACNTYLIYSHHLGKVTRACYVHFDNVGFQFFIGVSIFVLKYLVPVMLMLVLNIRSIQILKVRARVFSTESSQHDQKDTDRALLEARQRIINMLLTVIISFIICWTPDQLGYLAFNLGLVPYEYFYGNLYRIFVVLGFSNSCLNPVLYALTNKNFRHAIKQQLFRSSVRVGESINTLFDTPLET; translated from the exons ATGGATAAGAATGAAACTGTTCCGGGGACAATAATTCCCACTTTATATTTGGTACCAGTGCCATGGGATTGGCGGCTTATTGTCCAACTCATTCTTGCTATCGTCGGCATCATAGGAAACTCCGTCGTGATACATGTGTATCTTCACACCCGCACACTGACGACGAGCGCTACGAATAGATTCATTGCAGCTTTGGCTGTCGCTGATATCATTACATCAATTTGCATCATTCCTATTCCAACTCTGTCTTACGTTCCTCACAACTTTGGAGGTCACTTCTACTGCAAAGTGGTACATTCATCGTTTCTATTGTGGATATCCATTGAGGCATCagt tttaagcctTACCGTTCTTGCAGTAGAGCGTTTTGTTGCTATAGCTCAACCAATACGATACAGAAGGCTGTTTTCGGTGAGGATGACCAGATTCATCATCATAATGATCTGGCTCTTCGCTTTCGCCTGTAATACTTATTTAATTTACAGTCATCATCTTGGTAAAGTTACAAGAGCCTGCTATGTCCATTTTGACAACgtgggatttcaattttttattggcGTGTCGATTTTCGTCTTAAAATATCTTGTACCTGTTATGTTGATGCTTGTATTAAACATTCGATCTATCCAAATTTTAAAAGTGCGAGCTCGGGTTTTCAGCACAGAGTCCAGCCAACATGATCAAAAAGACACAGATCGTGCCTTACTTGAAGCTCGACAACGTATTATTAACATGTTACTAACTGTGATAATCAGTTTCATCATCTGTTGGACTCCGGATCAGCTTGGCTATCTGGCCTTCAATCTCGGTCTAGTACCATATGAATACTTTTACGGCAATCTATACAGAATATTTGTGGTATTGGGCTTTTCAAATTCTTGCCTTAACCCCGTCTTGTACGCCCTGACTAATAAGAATTTCCGGCATGCTATCAAACAACAATTGTTCCGAAGCTCGGTACGTGTCGGCGAGTCAATTAATACTCTCTTCGATACCCCGCTTGAAACTTGA